The segment CAGATCAGCCAGAACTGCGTCGAACAGTTCGACGGCTTCGCCCCACTGTTCGTTGGCCACGCAATCCCGTGCATCATTGAGCACAAGATTTACCTGGTCGACTTCCAAGTGTTTTTGTCCGGGACCGAAGTGGAAGATCGCTCCTCCCAGCCCGACAAAAAGCCAGCCGACGATTAACAGTATTCTCATCACGCCTCCATTTTTTGAGGTTCGCATTGGCAGCCTGAATCGGCGCCGCCTGAACAGTCTAACGGATATGGCCTGGCGGCTGCAAACTTATTCGGCGCTTAATGATGTCACGCCGCAACTTTTCTTTCGGGAGTAAACTTGACGCCACCGACGTAACGCGTGCCAAAGTAGTGCAACAACAGCGGATTGGCCGCCAAAATGGACGTTCCGGCCACGCAAGCCAGCAAAGCCCACTCACGCCGAGTCCATTCTTTTATTTTGTCTTCGTTCCGCGTTTCGGCAAACCGTGAGACCAGTTGCGCGTTCAGATGCTTTTGGTTTCCGTTGTGAAAAACCCCACGCAAGCGGTTCGCGACCTGCCGCAACGTGTTCACGTCCTGTCGCGATTGATGATCGTGAATAAAAGTTCCACTGTTCGGATCGCCAACGCCAACGACCAAAAACTGATCCACCGAAGCAGGAACTTTCGGCATGCCCGTCGCCGGAACGGTGTCGCCGTCAGTCAGCACCAGGATATGAGTGCTCTTTGGGTTCCAGGGCTTGGCCATCTTTACGGCCTGGCGAATGCCTGCCATCAAATTCGTTTTGCCTGGTTTGAAAGCGTGCCACATGGGCATCTTTTCCATGATGTGGCGTACGACTTCGTGATCTTTCGAATCTTCCAGCAGCGGTTTGGCGTCAGTGTAAACAGCGATCAGCGAAATCTTGAACTGCCGCATTGGAATACGATTGAACAGCGACTCGACGATGTCCGAAGCACGTTGCCGGCGAGTCTTCTTTCCCTCCGGGCCGCTGTCTTCGACTTGCATGCTGGGCGAAACGTCCACGACCAAAACCAAATGCTTGTAGTCGCTTTCGTCGATCACGCCTGACTTGTGAACTCTCGCTTCAACAACCAGCCACAATGAAAGAAAGCCCC is part of the Mariniblastus fucicola genome and harbors:
- a CDS encoding vWA domain-containing protein, producing the protein MVEILPELICVAVALVAVLAETWHLKRIGRVKNLAFGPSGRPAFWTWLVPVFRVVGISLACWGFLSLWLVVEARVHKSGVIDESDYKHLVLVVDVSPSMQVEDSGPEGKKTRRQRASDIVESLFNRIPMRQFKISLIAVYTDAKPLLEDSKDHEVVRHIMEKMPMWHAFKPGKTNLMAGIRQAVKMAKPWNPKSTHILVLTDGDTVPATGMPKVPASVDQFLVVGVGDPNSGTFIHDHQSRQDVNTLRQVANRLRGVFHNGNQKHLNAQLVSRFAETRNEDKIKEWTRREWALLACVAGTSILAANPLLLHYFGTRYVGGVKFTPERKVAA